Proteins encoded within one genomic window of Humulus lupulus chromosome 1, drHumLupu1.1, whole genome shotgun sequence:
- the LOC133791311 gene encoding 2-methyl-6-phytyl-1,4-hydroquinone methyltransferase, chloroplastic: MTSAMLNGAENLTLLRGITPNGLGFRGSDFHGKHFPKLGLVCSARISKSGTRAIVPKCSLSASRPASQPRFIQNKKEAFWFYRFLSIVYDHVINPGHWTEDMRDDALEPADLNNRNMIVVDVGGGTGFTTLGIVKHVDAKNVTILDQSPHQLAKAKQKEPLKECKIIEGDAEDLPFPTDYADRYVSAGSIEYWPDPQRGIKEAYRVLKLGGKACLIGPVYPTFWLSRFFADVWMLFPKEEEYIDWFQKAGFKDVQLKRIGPKWYRGARRHGLIMGCSVTGVKPASGDSPLQLGPKVEDVEKPVNPFVFFLRFLLGSLAGMYYVLVPIYMWLKDQIVPKGQPI; this comes from the exons ATGACGTCTGCGATGCTTAACGGAGCCGAGAACCTCACTCTGTTAAGAGGAATAACCCCAAATGGATTGGGGTTTCGGGGTTCAGATTTCCATGGGAAGCATTTTCCCAAGCTGGGTTTGGTTTGTAGTGCTAGAATCTCCAAGTCTGGTACCAGAGCCATTGTGCCCAAGTGCAGCCTCTCGGCTTCTAGGCCGGCTTCACAGCCTAGGTTCATTCAGAACAAGAAAGAGGCATTTTGGTTCTATAGGTTCCTCTCGATTGTGTATGACCATGTTATAAACCCTGGCCATTGGACTGAGGACATGAGGGATGACGCACTTGAGCCCGCCGATTTGAACAACAGGAATATGATTGTCGTAGATGTTGGTGGTGGGACTGGGTTCACTACTTTGGGTATAGTTAAacatgtggatgccaaaaatgtGACCATTTTGGACCAGTCTCCTCATCAGCTTGCTAAGGCTAAGCAGAAGGAGCCCCTGAAGGAGTGCAAGATAATTGAGGGGGATGCTGAGGACCTACCCTTCCCTACTGATTATGCAGATAGATATGTATCTGCAGGAAG TATTGAGTATTGGCCAGACCCGCAGCGGGGAATCAAAGAAGCATACAGGGTCCTGAAACTTGGAGGAAAAGCATGTTTGATTGGTCCTGTGTATCCAACATTCTGGTTATCTCGCTTCTTTGCGGATGTGTGGATGCTCTTTCCAAAGGAGGAAGAGTACATTGATTGGTTCCAAAAGGCAGGTTTTAAGGATGTGCAACTGAAAAGGATCGGCCCAAAATGGTACCGTGGGGCTCGCCGCCATGGTTTGATCATGGGATGTTCTGTTACAGGTGTTAAACCTGCATCCGGAGATTCTCCTCTGCAG CTTGGTCCGAAAGTAGAAGATGTAGAAAAGCCGGTAAATCCATTTGTGTTCTTTCTACGCTTCTTGTTGGGTTCGTTGGCAGGGATGTACTATGTGCTGGTGCCTATTTACATGTGGCTAAAAGACCAAATTGTACCAAAAGGCCAACCTATCTGA
- the LOC133791299 gene encoding peptidyl-prolyl cis-trans isomerase CYP63 isoform X1, whose amino-acid sequence MLISGAMSKKKNPHVFFDVSIDGDSVERIVIELFANVVPKTAENFRALCTGEKGIGKSTDKPLHYKGSHFHRIIKGFMAQGGDFSKGNGTGGESIYGGKFADENFKLAHDGPGFLSMANSGPNTNGSQFFILFRRQPHLDGKHVVFGIVVKGMDVLEKIEQVGSADGKPSGPVKIVDCGETSASKITDVVEKVKEKKKKSGKVPASDDSADKGGGKQKKSLKDKRKKRRSKRYSSSDSYGSDSESESSYSDSESDSDSSLSDSSSSDGKHRKKKSDRKDKIQRGRKRKVREKERKRGRKDKRSRRKSKRSESSSGTDSESISGGSSPDNHKNDRLSSAKKDNKPTRTNAEVPPGGRETDVERRRNSEMKPSKENSSQEEGELSPKDELINNGHDVEAKIGTRLSDSNQSRSPTPERRSRGSPGRSPSSSPKRNPRDSPVRSFGRENRGSSRSPIRKAPEYSAPNPVQGLTRSPSPNGNPKRVRKGRGFTDRYSYARRYRTPSPDHSPRGYRYGGLNFPRRNHDRYSSYRRYPERSPQRRNRSPIRGESPPRHRGRRSRSRSVSRSPGRNHRRYRDRSRSPIRSPSPLDKRPPVSERLKSRLGPRIDHQRSPIKSGRRSRSRSRSGSKGPSVSRSPDPSPPRRRSRTPPSPSKSRSSSPSGHRGLVSYGDLSPDTR is encoded by the exons ATGCTCATATCTG GAGCTATGAGCAAGAAGAAAAACCCTCATGTTTTTTTTGATGTTTCAATTGATGGGGATTCTGTGGAAAGAATTGTTATCGAG CTTTTTGCTAACGTGGTTCCCAAGACAGCAGAAAATTTTCGAGCACTCTGCACTG GTGAGAAGGGCATCGGGAAGTCTACTGATAAACCCCTTCATTACAAGGGTTCACATTTTCATCGAATAATCAAAGGATTCATGGCCCAA GGTGGGGATTTTTCAAAGGGAAATG GCACTGGTGGAGAAAGTATTTATGGAGGAAAGTTTGCAG ATGAGAATTTTAAGCTGGCACATGATGGACCTGGTTTTCTCTCTATGGCAAATAGTGGTCCAAACACAAATGGGTCACAGTTCTTCATACTGTTCAGGCGGCAGCCTCATCTTGATGG GAAACACGTTGTTTTTGGAATAGTTGTGAAGGGAATGGATGTACTTGAGAAAATTGAGCAGGTGGGATCCGCTGATGGGAAACCTTCCGGACCTGTAAAGATTGTAGATTGTGGTGAAACTTCTGCAAGTAAAATTACTGATGTAGTTGAGAAAGTGAAAG agaaaaagaaaaaatcaggGAAGGTACCAGCCTCTGATGATAGTGCTGATAAGGGTGGAGGAAAACAAAAGAAGTCATTGaaggacaaaagaaagaaaagaagaagcaAAAGATACTCTTCGTCGGATTCATATGGCTCTGACTCTGAATCCGAGTCCTCTTATTCAGATTCTGAATCAGATTCAGATTCATCATTATCTGACTCAAGCTCTAGTGATGGAAAGCATAGGAAGAAGAAATCTGACAGAAAAGATAAAATCCAGCGTGGGAGGAAAAGGAAAGTTAGAGAAAAGGAGAGGAAGAGAGGTCGGAAGGACAAACGATCAAGGCGCAAATCCAAACG ATCGGAGAGTTCCAGTGGCACAGATAGTGAAAGTATCAGTGGCGGAAGTAGCCCTGACAATCATAAAAATGATCGCCTCTCTTCGGCGAAAAAGGATAATAAACCAACCAGGACAA ATGCGGAAGTTCCTCCTGGAGGTAGAGAAACTGATGTAGAACGCCGTAGGAATTCTGAGATGAAGCCTAGTAAGGAGAACTCATCCCAAGAGGAAGGTGAATTATCTCCAAAAGATGAACTTATAAATAATGGGCATGATGTGGAGGCTAAAATTGGTACTCGACTTTCTGACTCAAATCAGTCAAG AAGTCCAACTCCTGAAAGAAGGTCAAGAGGGAGCCCTGGGAGAAGTCCTAGCTCAAGTCCTAAAAGAAACCCTCGTGATAGTCCTGTTAGAAGTTTTGGTAGAGAGAATAGAGGGTCTTCAAGGAGTCCCATTCGCAAAGCCCCTGAATATAGTGCTCCCAATCCTGTCCAGGGCTTAACGAGAAGCCCTTCTCCTAATGGCAATCCAAAGCGTGTTAGAAAAGGGCGTGGGTTTACTGACCGCTACTCATATGCACGCCGCTATCGTACTCCTTCCCCAGATCATTCACCTCGTGGTTACCGTTATGGAGGACTAAATTTTCCTAGAAGGAACCATGATAG GTATTCAAGCTACAGACGTTATCCTGAAAGATCACCACAGAGGCGTAACCGAAGTCCAATTAGAGGGGAGAGCCCTCCCAG GCATCGAGGCCGAAGAAGTCGGAGTAGGAGTGTTTCTCGTAGTCCAGGGCGCAATCATAGACGTTACAGGGATCGAAGCCGTAGTCCTATCCGTAGTCCTAGTCCTTTAGACAAGCGGCCTCCTGTTAGTGAAAGACTTAAATCCCGTCTGGGTCCTCGGATTGATCATCAGCGCTCCCCAATCAAGAGTGGCAGGAGGTCCAGATCCAGATCCAGGTCTGGGAGTAAAGGACCCTCTGTTTCCAGATCTCCAGATCCCTCACCACCAAGGCGTCGTAGTAGAACACCACCATCTCCCAGCAAGTCAAGATCAAGCTCCCCATCTGGACATAGGGGGTTGGTTTCTTATGGAGATCTCAGTCCAGATACAAGGTAG
- the LOC133791299 gene encoding peptidyl-prolyl cis-trans isomerase CYP63 isoform X2 yields the protein MSKKKNPHVFFDVSIDGDSVERIVIELFANVVPKTAENFRALCTGEKGIGKSTDKPLHYKGSHFHRIIKGFMAQGGDFSKGNGTGGESIYGGKFADENFKLAHDGPGFLSMANSGPNTNGSQFFILFRRQPHLDGKHVVFGIVVKGMDVLEKIEQVGSADGKPSGPVKIVDCGETSASKITDVVEKVKEKKKKSGKVPASDDSADKGGGKQKKSLKDKRKKRRSKRYSSSDSYGSDSESESSYSDSESDSDSSLSDSSSSDGKHRKKKSDRKDKIQRGRKRKVREKERKRGRKDKRSRRKSKRSESSSGTDSESISGGSSPDNHKNDRLSSAKKDNKPTRTNAEVPPGGRETDVERRRNSEMKPSKENSSQEEGELSPKDELINNGHDVEAKIGTRLSDSNQSRSPTPERRSRGSPGRSPSSSPKRNPRDSPVRSFGRENRGSSRSPIRKAPEYSAPNPVQGLTRSPSPNGNPKRVRKGRGFTDRYSYARRYRTPSPDHSPRGYRYGGLNFPRRNHDRYSSYRRYPERSPQRRNRSPIRGESPPRHRGRRSRSRSVSRSPGRNHRRYRDRSRSPIRSPSPLDKRPPVSERLKSRLGPRIDHQRSPIKSGRRSRSRSRSGSKGPSVSRSPDPSPPRRRSRTPPSPSKSRSSSPSGHRGLVSYGDLSPDTR from the exons ATGAGCAAGAAGAAAAACCCTCATGTTTTTTTTGATGTTTCAATTGATGGGGATTCTGTGGAAAGAATTGTTATCGAG CTTTTTGCTAACGTGGTTCCCAAGACAGCAGAAAATTTTCGAGCACTCTGCACTG GTGAGAAGGGCATCGGGAAGTCTACTGATAAACCCCTTCATTACAAGGGTTCACATTTTCATCGAATAATCAAAGGATTCATGGCCCAA GGTGGGGATTTTTCAAAGGGAAATG GCACTGGTGGAGAAAGTATTTATGGAGGAAAGTTTGCAG ATGAGAATTTTAAGCTGGCACATGATGGACCTGGTTTTCTCTCTATGGCAAATAGTGGTCCAAACACAAATGGGTCACAGTTCTTCATACTGTTCAGGCGGCAGCCTCATCTTGATGG GAAACACGTTGTTTTTGGAATAGTTGTGAAGGGAATGGATGTACTTGAGAAAATTGAGCAGGTGGGATCCGCTGATGGGAAACCTTCCGGACCTGTAAAGATTGTAGATTGTGGTGAAACTTCTGCAAGTAAAATTACTGATGTAGTTGAGAAAGTGAAAG agaaaaagaaaaaatcaggGAAGGTACCAGCCTCTGATGATAGTGCTGATAAGGGTGGAGGAAAACAAAAGAAGTCATTGaaggacaaaagaaagaaaagaagaagcaAAAGATACTCTTCGTCGGATTCATATGGCTCTGACTCTGAATCCGAGTCCTCTTATTCAGATTCTGAATCAGATTCAGATTCATCATTATCTGACTCAAGCTCTAGTGATGGAAAGCATAGGAAGAAGAAATCTGACAGAAAAGATAAAATCCAGCGTGGGAGGAAAAGGAAAGTTAGAGAAAAGGAGAGGAAGAGAGGTCGGAAGGACAAACGATCAAGGCGCAAATCCAAACG ATCGGAGAGTTCCAGTGGCACAGATAGTGAAAGTATCAGTGGCGGAAGTAGCCCTGACAATCATAAAAATGATCGCCTCTCTTCGGCGAAAAAGGATAATAAACCAACCAGGACAA ATGCGGAAGTTCCTCCTGGAGGTAGAGAAACTGATGTAGAACGCCGTAGGAATTCTGAGATGAAGCCTAGTAAGGAGAACTCATCCCAAGAGGAAGGTGAATTATCTCCAAAAGATGAACTTATAAATAATGGGCATGATGTGGAGGCTAAAATTGGTACTCGACTTTCTGACTCAAATCAGTCAAG AAGTCCAACTCCTGAAAGAAGGTCAAGAGGGAGCCCTGGGAGAAGTCCTAGCTCAAGTCCTAAAAGAAACCCTCGTGATAGTCCTGTTAGAAGTTTTGGTAGAGAGAATAGAGGGTCTTCAAGGAGTCCCATTCGCAAAGCCCCTGAATATAGTGCTCCCAATCCTGTCCAGGGCTTAACGAGAAGCCCTTCTCCTAATGGCAATCCAAAGCGTGTTAGAAAAGGGCGTGGGTTTACTGACCGCTACTCATATGCACGCCGCTATCGTACTCCTTCCCCAGATCATTCACCTCGTGGTTACCGTTATGGAGGACTAAATTTTCCTAGAAGGAACCATGATAG GTATTCAAGCTACAGACGTTATCCTGAAAGATCACCACAGAGGCGTAACCGAAGTCCAATTAGAGGGGAGAGCCCTCCCAG GCATCGAGGCCGAAGAAGTCGGAGTAGGAGTGTTTCTCGTAGTCCAGGGCGCAATCATAGACGTTACAGGGATCGAAGCCGTAGTCCTATCCGTAGTCCTAGTCCTTTAGACAAGCGGCCTCCTGTTAGTGAAAGACTTAAATCCCGTCTGGGTCCTCGGATTGATCATCAGCGCTCCCCAATCAAGAGTGGCAGGAGGTCCAGATCCAGATCCAGGTCTGGGAGTAAAGGACCCTCTGTTTCCAGATCTCCAGATCCCTCACCACCAAGGCGTCGTAGTAGAACACCACCATCTCCCAGCAAGTCAAGATCAAGCTCCCCATCTGGACATAGGGGGTTGGTTTCTTATGGAGATCTCAGTCCAGATACAAGGTAG